A section of the Ovis canadensis isolate MfBH-ARS-UI-01 breed Bighorn chromosome 1, ARS-UI_OviCan_v2, whole genome shotgun sequence genome encodes:
- the GPR160 gene encoding probable G-protein coupled receptor 160 has translation MSALNSENCSFQYQLHQTHQLLDGNCLLFLIILGKILLNILTLGMKRKNTHQNFLEYFCISLAFTDLLLLVNISLISYFRDFVLLGIRFTKYHICLFIQIISFTYGFLHYPVFLIACIDYYLYFSKATNLPFKCQKVCYFFTIILIWISVLTYVLGDPAIYQSLKAQNVYSHQCPFYIGAQSYWLSFSMVTILFMGFITSWSEVITLVQAVRITSYMNETILYFPFSSDSSYTMNSKKTLLPKLIICFLGTWLPFVLLQVIILLLKVQIPAYIEMNIPWLYFVNSFLIATIFWFNCHKLNFRDMALPVDPFVNWKCCFIPLILCNFEQIEKPISVIIC, from the coding sequence ATGAGTGCTCTTAATTCAGAGAACTGCTCTTTTCAGTACCAGCTGCATCAAACACATCAGCTTCTAGATGGTAACTGTCTGTTATTCTTGATTATACTTGGGAAAATACTGTTAAATATCCTCACATtaggaatgaaaaggaaaaacaccCATCAAaattttttggaatatttttgCATTTCACTAGCATTTACTGATCTTCTACTTTTGGTGAATATTTCCCTTATATCTTATTTCAGGGATTTTGTGCTTTTGGGCATTAGATTTACTAAATACCACATCTGCCtatttattcaaattatttcttttacttacGGTTTTTTGCATTATCCAGTTTTCCTGATAGCTTGTATAGATTATTACCTTTATTTCTCTAAAGCCACCAATCTTCCATTTAAGTGTCAAAAAGTATGTTATTTCtttacaattattttaatttggatttcTGTCCTTACTTATGTTTTGGGAGATCCAGCTATCTACCAAAGCCTGAAGGCACAAAACGTTTATTCTCATCAATGTCCTTTCTATATTGGTGCTCAGAGTTACTGGCTGTCATTCTCCATGGTGACAATTTTATTTATGGGTTTTATAACCTCTTGGTCAGAAGTCATTACCTTGGTACAGGCTGTTAGGATAACTTCCTACATGAATGAGACTATCCTGTATTTTCCGTTTTCATCAGACTCTTCTTATACCATGAACTCTAAAAAAACACTCTTGCCCAAGCTGATCATCTGTTTTCTTGGTACCTGGTTACCATTTGTACTACTTCAAGTCATTATCCTTTTACTTAAAGTACAGATTCCAGCTTACATTGAAATGAACATTCCATGGTTGTACTTTGTCAATAGTTTTCTCATTGCTACAATTTTTTGGTTTAATTGTCACAAACTTAATTTTAGAGACATGGCATTACCTGTGGATCCATTTGTCAACTGGAAATGCTGCTTCATTCCACTTATACTTTGTAATTTTGAGCAAATTGAAAAGCCTATATCAGTAATAATTTGTTGA